In Mycolicibacterium mucogenicum DSM 44124, the following are encoded in one genomic region:
- a CDS encoding DUF3046 domain-containing protein, with translation MRLTEFTLLIEEQFGAARGAALVSDHVLAVLGGRTPAQAIEAGVEPRDVWRALCADFDVPRDQW, from the coding sequence ACCGAATTCACCCTGCTGATCGAAGAGCAGTTCGGTGCGGCGCGCGGCGCTGCGTTGGTGTCGGACCACGTCCTGGCCGTTCTGGGCGGCCGTACCCCGGCTCAAGCGATCGAAGCCGGCGTCGAACCCCGTGATGTCTGGCGGGCCCTGTGCGCGGACTTCGACGTCCCGCGCGATCAGTGGTGA